Proteins encoded within one genomic window of Ammonifex degensii KC4:
- a CDS encoding IS1182-like element ISAmde1 family transposase, with protein MMGKKVRQCSMFFGCWHSLIPENHFLRQVERVVDFSFIRKKVAHLYSHTGRPSIDPEVLIRILLIGYFYGITSERELMEQIRVNLAFREFIGYELDEEIPDHSTLSKNRHGRFKGTSVFQEIFDEIVRQCMAAGLVAGKHLSFDGTTIQANASYDSMVPRRVVEMSPAEYIQKVEQENPVTPEVEEEQQMSMEEGTTLDDSGTPPGSNGNFCSVASGPEDALVTDDTADTPQEGLSFASKAGGGKKMSGKSRRSEKKTNATHISRTDPDARIFARPGQPKKLGYIECVTVDSLYNIITGVEVIPGNAGEARVLVPMITSQMFKFGFRVDSVSGDKAHGESRVYKELLALGIKPFIPHQNFHETNRNIWPQEKFRYDAKEDCYICPNGKVLRYQGCIDRGIMKVYRTRPRDCKDCPYKSQCTTSEKVGRTIKRHVDARVFEYVDRLLKRPEAREAAIWRRTGPETVFGEAKEYHGLRRAKFRGLEHVKEQCLLTATAQNIKRMVKALTRRKPPKVREAAMPARTLKANQVQTRSSFSLIQSNLTALCSGPIVFQRAIA; from the coding sequence ATGATGGGTAAAAAAGTACGTCAGTGTTCTATGTTCTTTGGTTGCTGGCACAGCCTTATCCCAGAAAACCACTTTCTGCGCCAGGTAGAAAGGGTAGTCGACTTCTCCTTCATCCGGAAAAAGGTGGCTCATCTGTATTCCCACACCGGCCGGCCTTCCATTGACCCCGAAGTGCTTATCCGGATACTGCTCATAGGCTATTTTTACGGCATTACTTCCGAACGCGAACTAATGGAGCAGATTCGGGTCAACCTGGCTTTCCGGGAATTCATAGGGTACGAGCTGGACGAGGAGATTCCCGACCATTCCACCCTGTCGAAGAACCGCCACGGCCGTTTCAAGGGTACTTCTGTCTTTCAGGAGATTTTTGATGAGATTGTTCGGCAGTGCATGGCAGCGGGTCTAGTAGCCGGCAAGCACCTTTCTTTTGACGGCACTACTATTCAGGCCAACGCTTCCTACGATTCCATGGTACCCAGGCGGGTAGTTGAGATGTCCCCTGCGGAGTACATCCAAAAAGTAGAACAGGAAAATCCTGTGACACCAGAGGTGGAAGAAGAGCAGCAAATGTCCATGGAAGAGGGAACTACACTAGATGATTCTGGAACACCTCCCGGCTCGAATGGAAACTTCTGTTCTGTTGCGTCCGGGCCAGAGGATGCCTTGGTAACAGACGACACTGCGGATACCCCGCAAGAGGGCTTGAGTTTTGCTTCCAAAGCCGGTGGCGGCAAAAAGATGTCGGGCAAGTCAAGAAGGTCAGAGAAGAAGACCAACGCTACTCACATAAGCCGCACTGACCCGGACGCCAGGATATTTGCCCGTCCCGGGCAACCGAAAAAGCTGGGCTACATCGAGTGTGTTACGGTAGATAGCCTGTACAACATTATCACTGGGGTTGAAGTAATTCCCGGCAACGCTGGTGAGGCCCGAGTACTGGTTCCCATGATAACTTCCCAGATGTTCAAGTTTGGCTTTCGGGTGGACTCCGTATCGGGTGACAAGGCCCACGGTGAATCACGCGTCTACAAAGAACTTCTGGCGCTGGGCATCAAACCTTTCATTCCCCATCAAAACTTTCATGAAACCAACCGAAACATCTGGCCCCAGGAAAAGTTCCGGTATGATGCCAAGGAAGACTGCTATATTTGCCCTAACGGCAAAGTTCTCCGGTATCAAGGGTGTATAGACCGCGGGATTATGAAGGTGTACCGGACAAGGCCCAGAGACTGTAAGGATTGCCCGTATAAATCTCAGTGTACCACTTCTGAGAAGGTAGGTCGGACTATCAAACGGCATGTAGACGCACGGGTGTTTGAATACGTTGATCGGCTACTCAAGCGCCCTGAAGCCCGGGAGGCTGCAATCTGGCGGCGTACTGGACCCGAGACTGTATTTGGGGAAGCTAAGGAATACCACGGGCTTAGGAGGGCTAAGTTTAGAGGTCTTGAACATGTTAAAGAACAGTGCCTGCTAACTGCTACGGCCCAGAACATAAAGCGTATGGTCAAGGCATTAACAAGGAGAAAACCTCCCAAAGTAAGGGAGGCTGCTATGCCTGCTAGAACCCTAAAAGCCAACCAGGTTCAAACCAGGTCGAGTTTTTCTTTGATTCAGTCAAACTTAACAGCTTTGTGCTCCGGCCCGATTGTTTTTCAGCGGGCCATAGCTTAG
- a CDS encoding IS200/IS605 family accessory protein TnpB-related protein, producing MPHLHGPCKILRVRLLVGEKTSRMLQATVCLYRQVVDFCLQLFHDHQELLERGDWFRQAELLTHRTRDNPNPLYPFDAEFSNLPSGFRRAAMAEARGIALAWKSNYERWQGRRQKHEERNRKRMEQGKKRVPFTERPPVFPDEVHTWPTYYATELRRLRPERHILLKVFTGRSYGYRKVVLLDPPEIPEGYEAGSPRLVKKNHGWELHFPLFQVRSPVQDQVLKSYFFLLTDQLQSGSSFRASVLKKTTVRHLVKTDPSLRVCVVDLGLEHHAVMTVRDTEGRVLAARFLPGAEDNRLRKRYLEKVVNLQRQTRVIPEGEAFARDPWEKITNFNDYLVHRVSRQIVDFACLYGAKIIVFENLKNFRPERGTRSHYLNQKLGYWLRGRIVRYTEYKALHAGILVVRVSPTNTSRRCPLCGELSIERYTPGRENGKKLEA from the coding sequence ATGCCGCACCTTCATGGCCCGTGCAAGATCCTGCGCGTGAGGCTCCTGGTAGGAGAGAAAACCTCCCGCATGCTCCAGGCTACCGTGTGCCTCTACCGGCAGGTAGTCGACTTTTGCCTGCAGCTTTTCCACGACCACCAGGAACTGCTGGAGAGGGGCGACTGGTTCAGGCAGGCGGAACTACTCACCCACCGCACCAGAGACAACCCCAACCCGCTCTATCCCTTCGACGCAGAGTTCTCCAACCTTCCTTCCGGCTTCAGGCGTGCGGCCATGGCCGAAGCGCGGGGCATAGCCCTCGCCTGGAAAAGCAACTACGAGAGGTGGCAGGGGCGCAGGCAGAAGCACGAGGAGCGCAACCGGAAGAGGATGGAGCAGGGTAAGAAGCGCGTGCCTTTCACCGAGAGGCCGCCCGTGTTTCCCGATGAGGTGCACACCTGGCCCACGTACTACGCGACGGAGTTGAGGCGGCTCAGGCCCGAGAGGCACATTTTGCTTAAGGTCTTCACGGGCCGGTCTTACGGCTACCGGAAGGTGGTGCTGCTTGACCCGCCGGAAATCCCTGAAGGGTACGAAGCAGGTTCGCCGCGCCTGGTCAAGAAAAATCATGGATGGGAGCTCCACTTCCCCCTCTTCCAGGTACGGTCCCCCGTCCAGGACCAGGTCCTGAAAAGCTACTTCTTCCTCCTGACGGATCAGCTTCAGAGCGGCTCATCCTTTCGGGCAAGCGTCCTCAAGAAGACCACCGTGCGGCACCTCGTTAAGACAGACCCTTCCCTCAGGGTGTGCGTGGTCGACCTGGGGCTTGAGCACCACGCCGTCATGACGGTGAGGGATACCGAAGGTAGGGTCCTGGCCGCCCGGTTCTTGCCGGGTGCTGAGGACAACCGCCTTAGGAAGAGGTATCTCGAAAAGGTGGTCAACCTCCAGAGGCAGACCCGCGTCATACCCGAAGGGGAGGCCTTTGCCCGCGACCCCTGGGAGAAGATAACCAACTTCAATGATTACCTGGTGCACCGGGTGTCGCGGCAGATAGTCGATTTTGCGTGCCTTTACGGCGCAAAAATCATCGTCTTCGAGAACCTCAAAAATTTCCGGCCCGAGAGGGGCACAAGGTCGCACTATCTCAACCAGAAGCTGGGGTACTGGCTGAGGGGCCGCATCGTCAGGTACACGGAGTACAAGGCCCTGCACGCCGGGATCCTGGTGGTGAGGGTCAGCCCCACAAACACCTCCCGGAGGTGTCCCTTATGCGGGGAGCTCTCCATAGAGCGGTACACTCCTGGGAGGGAAAACGGGAAGAAGCTGGAAGCTTGA